A single region of the Amia ocellicauda isolate fAmiCal2 chromosome 8, fAmiCal2.hap1, whole genome shotgun sequence genome encodes:
- the cimip2b gene encoding ciliary microtubule inner protein 2B: MDPHVPPHSGAVLITPDPHYIPGYAGYCPQLKYNVGNTYGRLTARLLTDPEVHRSQRLVLHTGRFPSTETDTGPRDEIWRSRRGNCRQQERMIPGYTGFVPKSQNYFSKTYAELCREALAEFEAEQQRRVERAKSAVVKPTQSSGLPEHKHPRYSTPLVPVSTEAAPYQSTEVWLPHGSPYFMEDENPHKYFISGFTGYVPKARFLIGTGYPVTTNKALRQFGQEINKSAPGPFHLPGERREGHNLPPISKIYPSNLGLLPCYTGHVPGYKFQYGHTFGQLTHNSLGHSTSQKQMAA; this comes from the exons ATGGACCCGCACGTCCCTCCCCACAGCGGCGCCGTGCTGATCACCCCGGACCCGCACTACATACCAGG CTATGCCGGGTACTGCCCTCAGCTGAAGTACAACGTGGGGAACACGTATGGCAGGCTGACGGCCCGGCTGCTCACCGACCCCGAGGTCCATCGCTCCCAGCGGCTGGTCCTGCACACCGGGAGATTCCCGTCCACAGAGACTGACACGGGCCCCCGGGACGAGATCTGGAGGAGCCGGCGTGGAAACTGCCGACAGCAGGAGAGGATGATCCCTGGATACACAG GCTTTGTCCCAAAAAGCCAGAACTACTTCTCCAAAACGTACGCAGAGTTGTGCCGGGAGGCTCTCGCCGAGTTCGAGGCCGAGCAGCAGCGCAGGGTGGAGAGAGCCAAGTCGGCCGTCGTCAAACCAACGCAGAGCAGCGGCCTTCCTGAACACAAA caCCCTCGCTACTCCACACCGCTGGTCCCAGTTTCCACAGAGGCGGCGCCCTATCAGTCCACAGAAGTCTGGCTGCCACACGGCTCCCCCTATTTCATGGAGGATGAAAACCCCCACAAATATTTCATCTCAG GCTTCACTGGATATGTGCCCAAAGCTCGGTTTCTCATAGGAACCGGCTACCCCGTCACCACTAACAAGGCCCTGAGACAGTTTGGCCAGGAGATCAATAAGAGCGCCCCCGGGCCATTCCACCTCCCAGGGGAGCGTAGAGAAGGACACAACCTGCCCCCGATCTCGAAGATCTACCCTTCCAACCTGGGCCTCCTGCCCTGCTACACTGGGCACGTGCCAG GGTACAAGTTTCAGTACGGCCACACCTTTGGACAACTCACCCACAATTCCCTGGGACACAGCACCAGTCAGAAGCAGATGGCAGCTTAG